Proteins co-encoded in one Parus major isolate Abel chromosome 17, Parus_major1.1, whole genome shotgun sequence genomic window:
- the SEC16A gene encoding protein transport protein Sec16A isoform X3, producing MQQPPQPVPPGAAPPPPAGVARNMYWRNSPLSKRANTAAAPVQPVTDPFAFGRQTPQGSPLDNPSKGSAPAFPQPALVHPPPARAGDNPHGPHTPLPAPVSQAGISTSTFSNVPVPSPSLGYVINSAAEGHPNTDLGLHGAAVPLHYNPGAAVENSFSVHPGMVSAASKPGARQDVGRDPNDAPSAPNTAAFFPPPPQQPGSQWRPVPGNLQSPVRNFVPYPEPSPQPDVHNISQPSISTSHPPPHTNVLQGPGHQGASCEKNGKNGPANSSHHMNSIQPGNVFRQNTEMTNPWLNQPYQEQFYPQPPLQDSGFVLPTAQENNPKNQSPAMSETSNRSIPTDRDPGTLSMFFKGDEAENEEILSSEKNYVMEKTEFDACQQNSASLYHQPVHPQQVATNILSQAQLGTGSAGEMVQKGMDVQYFPKHVNHQEAQAAKHSLFAGDGKAQIGDTAAGSQYENVENLECIQNQEVLPSGPQNISASSPAAGPDPYRYGPFPGQMLPKNAAVSHAEGGPNLEAPDSFPRPVRPDSVSSNYSSISHRSTSSSARPPEQAGTFIQQEIGKPEEESSASFFKQIDSSPLGGDSGELNLTKNYHGNLSQPPTPSPPKPTGVFQTSANSSFEPVRSHGVGIKPAEIDQAKMVVELRENHSNQKNIKKNTAVPAASPGNLEQPPDNLETIYMPQVHPGPLAGTGEAGNTLHSGPVVENIQSVSERRSSTRAQGAVKKCDSPATTLWAHNELPNFGGNVLLAPAAPAVYVPAKQTVEVIQPPEEGLSNQQPCKPGTIAVQHSQDGNITFENLENPPKMGEEEALQSQASSGYASLLSSPPTESLQNQPILIAQPNQSYNLAQPINFSISLSNQLSSNENNQPMKDSGVGDKPPMGPQTSHAGGENMPLPVMQVGSLLVNALPNTNLLKHNLLQSPVNSSDAASNQPANMLVKSPLNLTPEGQKNVNMEGLPEFSSKPGSNSSVSPGTSLPSGSASGLVPPVNSIAQANNSANQPSSKEAAGALDFTVSRTLEKSSTSNSVQVHNQSPSGAPIQQAGAGQVRPEVPDKQHFYQQVTKDVQHQAVADQAAQGALPPQQQMQAAQMQPPTSGQSSVPPDSQISTGAKAMQQGESQVQGNRAQPGGPQEAGSAQPRYDQASPGKQPASEQPPGAPAATAPPATTAQAVPPNGQQDLQRPPPPQTPQEGFGPPQNPYYYYRHPYDAYQTPYPPPYPPADPRTAAHLYYMEDSYGQYDPRYRHYDSSSTAYMEPGGYRYPEPERPSSRASHCSDRPSSRQGYTEDYYGKSGWSDYYSGYYPNSYDYGDPSRWERYPYDPRYRDPRSYDQRYWYDAEHNPYQKREAYPYGSRNDRYEDNWRYDPRFTGSFDDDSEPHRDPYGDEFDRRSVHSEHSGHSLRSSRSVHSHHSSFSSRSQQAASLHADYPYGGYDPSFDGQQPFTDYGYPAETGWSAVEQAPLRPSTPEKFSVPHICARFGPGGFLIKALPNLPSEGQPALVEIHSMETMLQHSPEQEEMRAFPGPLAKDETHKVDVINFAQSKAAQCFKNENLIDKESASLLWDFIVLLCRQNGTVVGTDLAELLLRDHKTVWLPGKSPNEANLIDFTNEALEQVEEESGEAQLSFLTDNLLTTVDSFEKETERFRELLLYGRKKDALESAMKHGLWGHALLLASKMDSRTHARVMTRFANSLPINDPLQTVYQLMSGRMPAASTCCGDEKWGDWRPHLAMVLSNLTNNVDLESRTIATMGDTLASKGLLDAAHFCYLMAQVGFGVYTRKTTKLVLIGSNHSLPFLKFATNEAIQRTEAYEYAQSLGSQPGCLPNFQIFKFIYACRLAEMGLAAQAFHYCEVISRTVLKDPHYYSPVLIGQLIQMSSQLRLFDPQIKEKPEQESFIEPSWLVTLRHVDGQIKEGAIAYNTDRSTPPPYECSTPSSELDRASQCDGGGGRDVGPGAENALLASLLPNMAQQMQSVQLMPSVPQAVLDGSAAMIPPGDQGSVPFYPVAPQPLGPGPGFPPQGFSNPYGTEPSPRYLGSTLPPGGPPQEMEPQPEEQTNLETGMQRIAPESPSQNSFPEQREDDFYGRMANMGYGQRSRTTSESSAHSVGRERSNSAAKQPSPPPSAPAGKETKKETKKEAAPRKTGATWFRWLMGKGKNEAHLPDDKNKSIVWDEQKQRWVNLDEPEEESKPPPPPPTGFPKATQAAPPGPGGPPGASVNVFSRRAAGSRARYVDVLNPGGTKASGAVPAPSDLFAPLAPMPIPANVFVPNSVPGESQPMEGSGATEHTPAANQTNTDPAAAVEPEYLNPAALPPGSGLHVPNPDGSQSGELSRSSSMSSLSREVSQHFNQPATVPPSGAPSAGAVPFYNPSQFAQSPAATGSSRLGRIGQRKYPTLK from the exons ATGCAGCAGCCACCGCAGCCTGTCCCCCCAGGGGcggctcctcctcctcccgccgGCGTGGCTCGCAACATGTACTGGAGGAACAGCCCGCTCAGCAAACGGGCAAACACCGCGGCTGCGCCGGTGCAGCCCGTGACAGACCCGTTTGCCTTCGGCAGGCAAACCCCCCAGGGCTCCCCTTTGGATAATCCATCCAAGGGCAGCGCACCGGCGTTCCCACAGCCGGCCCTCGTGCACCCGCCGCCCGCCCGTGCCGGGGACAACCCTCATGGACCACACAcgcctctgccagctcctgtgTCCCAGGCAGGGATAAGCACCAGTACCTTTTCTAATGTTCCAGTTCCTTCTCCGTCCCTGGGGTATGTTATAAATAGTGCTGCAGAAGGGCATCCCAACACAGATCTCGGACTCCATGGGGCTGCAGTGCCGTTGCATTATaacccaggagcagcagtggaaaaCTCTTTCAGTGTGCATCCTGGAATGGTGTCTGCAGCAAGCAAACCTGGAGCTAGGCAGGATGTTGGCAGAGATCCAAATGATGCACCTTCAGCACCCAATACAGCAGCATTCttcccaccacctccccagcagcctgggtCCCAGTGGAGGCCTGTCCCAGGGAATCTGCAGTCTCCAGTTCGGAATTTTGTGCCCTATCCTGAGCCGTCTCCTCAGCCTGACGTTCATAACATTTCTCAGCCTTCCATCAGCACCTCTCACCCTCCTCCACACACAAATGTCCTGCAGGGTCCTGGACACCAAGGTGCTAGTTGTGAGAAGAATGGCAAAAATGGCCCTGCAAACAGCAGTCATCACATGAATAGCATCCAGCCTGGAAATGTGTTTAGGCAGAACACAGAAATGACCAACCCTTGGTTAAACCAACCTTACCAGGAACAGTTTTACCCACAGCCACCTTTGCAAGACTCCGGTTTTGTCCTTCccacagctcaggaaaacaaccccaaaaaccaGTCTCCAGCTATGTCTGAAACGTCAAATAGATCTATTCCCACGGATCGAGATCCAGGAACTCTCTCCATGTTTTTCAAAGGAGATgaggcagaaaatgaagaaatactttcatctgaaaaaaattatgtaatggagaaaacagaatttgatGCCTGTCAGCAAAATTCAGCCTCCCTGTATCACCAGCCTGTGCATCCTCAGCAGGTGGCAACCAATATTCTCTCTCAGGCACAGCTGGGTACAGGTTCAGCTGGTGAGATGGTACAGAAAGGAATGGATGTCCAGTACTTCCCTAAACATGTCAACCATCAGGAGGCACAGGCTGCTAAACACTCTCTGTTTGCTGGTGATGGCAAGGCACAGATAGGTGACACAGCTGCTGGGTCCCAGTACGAAAACGTGGAGAACCTGGAGTGCATTCAGAATCAGGAAGTGCTGCCAAGTGGACCACAGAACATCAGTGCTTCATCCCCTGCTGCTGGTCCCGATCCGTACAGGTACGGACCCTTCCCGGGTCAAATGCTTCCAAAGAATGCAGCTGTGAGCCATGCTGAAGGAGGACCAAACTTGGAGGCACCTGATTCCTTCCCTCGCCCTGTCCGACCAGACAGCGTCTCTTCCAACTACAGCAGCATCAGCCACAGGAGCACTTCCAGCTCAGCACGGCCCCCAGAGCAAGCCGGTACATTTATCCAGCAGGAAATTGGGAAGCCTGAGGAGGAATCCTCTGCCAGCTTCTTCAAACAGATTGACTCCTCTCCTCTGGGAGGAGATTCAGGTGAGCTAAACCTGACCAAGAACTACCACGGCAATCTATCCCAGCCTCCCACTCCAAGTCCTCCTAAGCCTACAGGAGTGTTTCAGACAAGTGCAAATAGTTCTTTTGAACCTGTGAGATCCCATGGAGTGGGTATAAAACCTGCAGAGATTGACCAAGCAAAGATGGTGGTTGAATTAAGAGAGAACCACTCAAACCAAAAGAATATCAAGAAGAACACAGCCGTGCCTGCTGCATCCCCTGGTAATCTTGAACAACCACCAGATAATCTGGAAACAATTTATATGCCTCAGGTACACCCAGGGCCTCTTGCAGGCACTGGGGAAGCCGGGAATACGCTGCACTCTGGACCTGTTGTGGAAAATATACAATCAGTATCTGAGAGACGGTCCTCAAccagagctcagggagcagTTAAGAAGTGTGATAGCCCAGCAACCACTTTATGGGCTCACAATGAGTTACCAAATTTTGGGGGAAATGttctcctggctcctgctgctcctgcagtgtATGTACCTGCCAAACAGACTGTGGAAGTCATTCAGCCCCCAGAAGAAGGCCTGTCTAATCAGCAGCCATGTAAACCAGGGACTATTGCTGTGCAGCACTCCCAGGATGGAAATATCACTTTTGAAAATCTTGAGAATCCTCCCAAAATGGGAGAAGAGGAAGCACTTCAGTCTCAGGCAAGTTCTGGTTATGCAAGTTTATTGTCTTCTCCACCTACAGAGTCTTTGCAAAATCAGCCTATCCTGATTGCTCAGCCTAATCAAAGCTATAACTTGGCTCAgccaattaatttttctatttctctatcTAATCAGCTaagcagcaatgaaaacaaTCAACCAATGAAGGACTCTGGAGTTGGGGACAAGCCTCCGATGGGTCCCCAAACTTCACATGCTGGTGGGGAAAACATGCCATTACCTGTGATGCAAGTTGGATCTCTCTTAGTTAATGCACTTCCAAATACTAATCtgttaaaacataatttattacAAAGTCCTGTTAATTCTTCTGATGCTGCTTCTAATCAGCCTGCAAACATGCTTGTGAAAAGTCCTCTTAATTTGACTCCAGAGGGGCAAAAGAATGTTAATATGGAAGGCCTTCCTGAATTTTCTAGCAAGCCAGGGTCTAACTCATCTGTTTCTCCTGGGACAAGTCTTCCCAGTGGAAGTGCAAGTGGCCTAGTCCCCCCTGTTAATTCCATAGCACAGGCTAATAATTCTGCAAATCAACCAAGTAGCAAAGAAGCTGCTGGAGCGCTCGACTTCACAGTGTCACGGACGttggagaaaagcagcacaagtAATTCTGTCCAGGTGCACAATCAGTCACCCTCTGGTGCTCCAATCCAACAGGCTGGTGCTGGTCAGGTGCGTCCTGAGGTGCCTGACAAACAACATTTCTATCAACAGGTGACAAAAGATGTACAGCACCAGGCTGTAGCAGACCAAGCTGCACAGGGAGCGCTGCCACCCCAACAACAAATGCAAGCAGCTCAAATGCAGCCACCAACATCTGGGCAGTCCTCAGTTCCTCCAGACTCTCAGATTTCCACAGGGGCTAAAGCCATGCAGCAGGGGGAGAGTCAGGTGCAGGGTAACCGTGCCCAGCCTGGGGGACCCCAAGAGGCAGGTTCAGCCCAGCCAAGGTACGACCAGGCAAGTCCCGGGAAGCAGCCGGCATCAGAACAGCctccaggtgctccagctgccacagcccctcctgctACCACTGCTCAGGCAGTCCCACCCAACGGGCAGCAAGACCTGCAGCGTCCACCCCCTCCTCAGACCCCTCAGGAAGGCTTTGGTCCACCCCAGAACCCTTACTACTACTACAGACATCCTTATGATGCTTACCAGACCCCATATCCACCACCTTATCCTCCTGCAgaccccaggacagcagctcaCCTTTATTACATg GAGGACAGCTATGGGCAGTACGACCCCCGGTACCGACACTAcgacagcagcagcactgcctaCATGGAGCCCGGGGGCTATCGCTACCCTGAGCCTGAACGGCCCAGCTCCAGGGCCAGCCACTGTTCTGACAGACCTTCCTCCAG GCAAGGGTATACAGAAGATTATTATGGGAAAAGTGGATGGAGTGATTATTATTCAGGCTATTACCCAAACTCCTATGATTATGGAG ATCCAAGTCGCTGGGAACGATACCCATATGACCCCAGGTACAGAGACCCGAGAAGTTATGACCAGAGGTACTGGTATGATGCTGAACACAACCCTTATCAGAAGAGAGAAGCATATCCTTATGGCAGCAG GAATGACCGGTACGAGGATAACTGGAGATACGATCCCCGTTTCACCGGGAGCTTTGACGATGACTCGGAGCCGCACAGGGATCCCTACGGGGACGAGTTTGACCGGCGCAGCGTCCACAGCGAGCACTCCGGCCACAGCCTGCGCAGCTCCCGCAGCGTGCACAGCCAccacagcagcttcagctcTCGCTCCCAGCAG GCAGCGTCGCTCCATGCAGATTATCCCTATGGAGGCTATGATCCCAGCTTTGATGGACAGCAGCCCTTCACAGACTATGGCTACCCTGCTGAAACAGGCTGGTCAGCTGTGGAACAAG CACCTTTAAGGCCCTCAACACCTGAGAAATTTTCAGTGCCTCATATCTGTGCCAGGTTTGGGCCTGGGGGTTTCTTAATAAAAGCACTGCCAAACCTGCCTTCTGAGGGTCAGCCAGCTCTGGTTGAAATCCACAGCATGGAG aCTATGTTACAACATTCTCCAGAACAAGAAGAGATGAGAGCCTTTCCTGGTCCTCTTGCTAA ggaTGAGACCCATAAAGTAGATGTTATTAATTTTGCACAAAGTAAAGCTGCACAGTGctttaagaatgaaaatttaattgaCAAAGAATCTGCAAGTCTTCTTTGGGACTTTATTGTACTGTTGTGCAGGCAGAATGGG ACTGTTGTGGGAACAGACCTGGCTGAACTTCTGCTCCGAGATCATAAAACAGTGTGGCTTCCTGGGAAGTCCCCTAATGAGGCAAATTTGATTGATTTCACTAATGAGGCTTTGGAACAAGTGGAAGAGGAATCCGGTGAAGCCCAGCTCTCATTTCTCACTGATAATCTTCTAACCACAGTTGACAGTTTTGAGAAGGAGACTGAGAGATTCAGGGAGTTGCTGCTTTATGGTCGTAAGAAA GATGCTTTGGAGTCTGCCATGAAGCATGGTTTGTGGGGTCATGCTCTGCTCCTTGCCAGCAAAATGGACAGCAGGACACATGCAAGAGTGATGACCAG ATTTGCCAACAGTCTCCCAATTAATGACCCTCTGCAGACTGTTTACCAGCTCATGTCTGGAAGGATGCCAGCTGCATCCACG tGCTGTGGAGATGAGAAGTGGGGAGACTGGAGGCCTCATCTAGCAATGGTGTTATCCAACTTGACCAATAATGTGGACTTGGAATCCAGGACCATTGCTACCATGGGAGACACTCTTG CTTCTAAAGGCCTGCTGGATGCTGCTCATTTTTGTTACCTTATGGCCCAAGTTGGGTTTGGAGTTTACACAAGGAAGACAACAAAGCTTGTCCTAATTGGATCAAATCAcag CTTGCCATTTTTAAAGTTTGCCACCAATGAAGCCATTCAAAGAACAGAAGCCTATGAATATGCACAGTCACTAGGAAGTCAGCCTGGCTGCTTGCCCAATTTCCAG ATTTTCAAGTTCATCTATGCCTGTCGGCTGGCTGAGATGGGCCTTGCTGCCCAAGCTTTCCACTACTGTGAAGTGATTTCCAGAACTGTCCTCAAAGATCCACATTACTATTCCCCTGTGCTCATTGGCCAGCTGATCCAG ATGTCATCCCAGCTGCGCCTGTTTGACCCtcagataaaagaaaaaccagaacaGGAATCTTTTATTGAACCCTCCTGGTTAGTGACACTTCGACATGTGGATGGACAGATCAAG gagggTGCAATAGCCTATAACACAGACAGATCCACTCCCCCTCCCTATGAATGCAGCACTCCTAGCTCTGAACTGGACCGTGCCAGTCAGTGTGATGGGGGAGGTGGCCGTGATGTGGGGCCAGGTGCTGAAAATGCCTTGCTGGCATCCTTGTTACCCAATATGGCTCAACAGATGCAGAGCGTGCAGCTGATGCCTTCAG TACCTCAGGCTGTCCTTGATGGCTCAGCTGCCATGATTCCTCCTGGTGACCAGGGAAGTGTCCCCTTCTACCCAGTGGCTCCTCAGCCTCTTGGCCCAGGACCTGGCTTTCCACCTCAAGGATTTTCAAATCCCTATGGAACTGAACCATCCCCACGGTATTTAGGGTCAACACTACCCCCAGGAGGGCCACCACAAGAAATGGAACCACAACCAGAAGAGCAGACAAATCTGGAAACAG gaatgcaGAGAATAGCCCCAGAGTCTCCTTCACAAAACTCCTTCCCTGAACAGAGAGAGGATGACTTCTATGGCAGAATGGCTAACATG GGCTATGGGCAAAGATCCCGAACAACCTCAGAGTCCTCTGCTCATTCTGTGGGACGAGAGAGATCCAACTCTGCAGCAAAACaaccctctcctcctccctctgctcctgcagggaaagagactaaaaaagaaacaaaaaaggaggCAGCACCTAGAAAG aCTGGTGCAACCTGGTTTCGCTGGCtgatgggaaaaggaaagaatgaggCTCACCTGCCAGATGACAAGAACAAATCA ATTGTTTGGGATGAGCAGAAACAACGTTGGGTTAATCTGGATGAACCAGAAGAAGAG AGTAAACCTCCTCCACCACCTCCAACAGGATTTCCTAAAGCTACTCAGGCTGCTCCCCCTGGGCCTGGAGGCCCACCTGGTGCCTCTGTCAACGTGttctccaggagagcag CTGGAAGCAGAGCCCGTTATGTGGATGTCCTGAATCCAGGAGGAACCAAGGCAAGTGGTGCTGTTCCTGCACCATCAGACCTGTTTGCCCCCCTGGCACCAATGCCCATTCCTGCCAACGTGTTTGTTCCAAACTCAG TTCCAGGGGAATCCCAGCCCATGGAAGGGAGTGGAGCAACAGAGCACACACCAGctgcaaaccaaaccaacacagaccctgctgcagctgtggaacCAGAG tacTTAAACCCTGCAGCCCTTCCTCCTGGATCTGGACTTCATGTTCCTAACCCTGATGGCTCCCAGTCGGGTGAG CTTTCGCGCTCTAGTTCAATGAGTTCATTATCACGTGAAGTAAGCCAGCATTTTAATCAG cctgCCACTGTTCCACCCTCGGGGGCACCTTCAGCAGGAGCAGTACCGTTCTACAACCCCTCTCAATTTGCACAA tCTCCTGCAGCTACTGGAAGTTCAAGACTGGGAAGAATTGGACAGAGGAAGTATCCAACGTTGAAGTAG